The DNA segment ACGCGTACCTAATACGGATCAGGTAATGAAAGCGCTTCCGCTGTACTGGGGTCCCCAGCCATTTACCTCGGGTCCTGTATATGTCGGCGCCCTGGTATTTTTCCTTTTCGTGTTTTCCCTTTTTTCTCTGAAAGGACCGTTAAAATGGTGGGGCATATCTGTTACCGTGCTTTCGGTCATGCTTGCCTGGGGAAAGCATTTTATGCCACTTACAAATTTCTTCCTCGATTACTTCCCTCTTTATAATAAATTCAGGGCAGTGGCCATGACACTGACTATGGCGGAATTGACCATACCACTGCTTGCTTTTATTGCATTGAACCAGGTACTGAATAAACCGGCAAGCCAAAATATATTTAAATATCTGAAATTCAGTCTTTACATAGTTGGAGGAATCTTAATATTTTTCATCCTGTTTGCCGGCTCAATTTTTTCCTTCGCAGGAGCTACCGATTCTCAGTCCGGACTGCCTGACTGGCTGATATCCGCCATTCAGGCCGACCGTTTAAAACTATTACGAACCGATGCCATCCGTTCACTGATTTTTATCCTGCTGACTTTTGGCTTACTCTGGGCTTATGCCAAAGGCAAGCTGAAACTGACCTATGTCCTGGTACTGGTCCCGCTGCTCGTCCTCGCGGATATGTGGCCGGTAAACAAGCGTTATCTCAATGATGATGATTTCATACGCAAGTCCCAGGTTAATAACCCTTACCAACCTACAAAAGCTGACCTTTCCATTTTAAAAGATACCGATCCCGATTACAGGGTTTATAACTTCAGTGAAGCATTTGAAGCTTCTGCCCGGACTTCTTATTTTCATAAGAATATTGGCGGTTATCATGGTGCCAAAATGAGAAGGTACCAGGAACTGATCGACCATAGTCTTTTAAAAGAAAGGCAACAAATAGCGGAAGCATTTAACGGGAACACGATAGCCCCGGAAGAAGCCCTGCAACGGTCATCAGCATTTAATATGCTTAACACGCGATATTTTATTGTCAATGCCAATGCTGAGCCTTTGAAGAACCCTTTTGCCTTAGGAAATGCGTGGTTCGTGAAAGATTACCGGATAGTCGATAATGCTGATGACGAGATTGCGGCAATTGGGGATTTCAGACCTGATAGCATAGCGATTATTGATAAACGTTTTGAAAATTTTCTCGAAGGGTTCACATCATTTAACACGAGCGATGCGGTTATCAAGTTAAATTCCTATGCGCCTAATCACCTGGTGTATACATACTCAGCCAAAACGGATGAATTGGCCGTATTCTCCGAGATTTATTATGACAAAGGCTGGAATGCCTATATCGACGGCAAGAAAATGCCATATTTCAGGGTCAATTATGTGCTTCGGGCAATGGTTGTCCCTGCAGGCAGCCATCAGCTTGAATTCAGGTTTGAACCCAGGTCTTACTTTACGGGACAAAAAGTATCTATGGCCGCTTCCCTTATTGTAATCCTTTTATTTTTGGGCGCTTTAGTGTATCCTTTTATAAAAAAGAAAAACCTTTAAAAAGTATTTTACCGGAGGGTAACACAATATTCTGTCTATGCAGAAGAGACACCAAAATAAAAAAGCCTATTTCGAAGAACAGATCCATACCACGCGGGAATATGTCATTCCTTTTATCGAAAAATTTCTGCCTCTCAATGCAAGTTGTAAAGTGCTGGAGATCGGTTGCGGGGAAGGCGGGAACCTCATTCCATTTCTTGATAAAAAATGCCGTGTGACGGGAGTGGATATTTCCGAAAGCAAAATATCACATGCGGCTGTATTTTTGAAAACTCATCCGGGGGCTAAGAACCTGACCTTACTGGCAAAGGATATCTATGACTCTTCGGAAGACCTGGGCCAGGATTTTGATCTGATTATGATGCAGGATGTCATCGAGCATATTCATGACCAGGACAGATTTATGGGTTACGCGAAACGGTTTCTTAAACCTGAAGGCTTATTTCTGCTGATATTTCCTCCCTGGTACAACCCGTTCGGCGGGCACCAGCAAATAGGCAGGCATCGGATATTAAGTAAATTACCCTATTTCCATTTACTTCCAGGGTGGTTATACCGATTCGTTCTCAGGACAGGGGGCGAAAGTGAGGGAACCATTGCTGAATTGCTTGAAATCAAGCAAACCGGCCTCAGCATCGAACGATTCCGCAAAATCGTCAAAAAACACGATTACCATATTATACAGGAGACTTTATATTTTATTAATCCCAATTACGAAATCAAGTTCGGTTTATCACCCAGGAAGCAGTCGCGGTTCATAGCAACATTGCCTTTCATCAGAAATCTGTTTACCACGTCCGTTTATTACCTGATCAGGAAAAATCAATGAGAAAAGTTTTGATCATCACCTACTACTGGCCTCCCAGCGGGGGTGGCGGGGTCATGAGATGGCTTAAATTTGCCAAATATCTCCCATCCACGGGTTGGCAGCCTGTCATATTTACGCCTGAAAACCCTGATCCCTCCGCTAAAGATGAAAGCCTTATCCAGGAAATCCCATCTGAAGCCGTTGTCATTAAACTCCCGATCTGGGAGCCTTATGATGTTTACCG comes from the Bacteroidales bacterium genome and includes:
- a CDS encoding YfhO family protein — encoded protein: MDKHRSAGFSKTLPYAAALAVFFIIIAVYFYPILEGKKLAASDMVHFKGMSKEIVDYREKTGDEALWTNNMFGGMPAYQISVYYGKNLMTYVHRIIRLGFHLPIGMVIIYLFGFYFLLLVLKINPWLSIAGAIAFAFSSYFFIIFEAGHTSKAYAIGYMAPVLAGIILTYRGKYFLGAILTAFFLSLEIISGHPQITYYLLLMVLVYGIVEFIDHYKQKRLADFSKATGLLIAAALLAVLTNTASLLNTYEYSKYSLRGKTELTSDKENRTSGLDKDYATDWSYGVPETMTLLIPDFQGGSSHGALSKNSETYDVLTQKRVPNTDQVMKALPLYWGPQPFTSGPVYVGALVFFLFVFSLFSLKGPLKWWGISVTVLSVMLAWGKHFMPLTNFFLDYFPLYNKFRAVAMTLTMAELTIPLLAFIALNQVLNKPASQNIFKYLKFSLYIVGGILIFFILFAGSIFSFAGATDSQSGLPDWLISAIQADRLKLLRTDAIRSLIFILLTFGLLWAYAKGKLKLTYVLVLVPLLVLADMWPVNKRYLNDDDFIRKSQVNNPYQPTKADLSILKDTDPDYRVYNFSEAFEASARTSYFHKNIGGYHGAKMRRYQELIDHSLLKERQQIAEAFNGNTIAPEEALQRSSAFNMLNTRYFIVNANAEPLKNPFALGNAWFVKDYRIVDNADDEIAAIGDFRPDSIAIIDKRFENFLEGFTSFNTSDAVIKLNSYAPNHLVYTYSAKTDELAVFSEIYYDKGWNAYIDGKKMPYFRVNYVLRAMVVPAGSHQLEFRFEPRSYFTGQKVSMAASLIVILLFLGALVYPFIKKKNL
- a CDS encoding methyltransferase domain-containing protein; this translates as MQKRHQNKKAYFEEQIHTTREYVIPFIEKFLPLNASCKVLEIGCGEGGNLIPFLDKKCRVTGVDISESKISHAAVFLKTHPGAKNLTLLAKDIYDSSEDLGQDFDLIMMQDVIEHIHDQDRFMGYAKRFLKPEGLFLLIFPPWYNPFGGHQQIGRHRILSKLPYFHLLPGWLYRFVLRTGGESEGTIAELLEIKQTGLSIERFRKIVKKHDYHIIQETLYFINPNYEIKFGLSPRKQSRFIATLPFIRNLFTTSVYYLIRKNQ